The sequence ACGCCGTCGCGCGCCGAGATCGCCGACGCGCTGACGGGCAATCTGTGCCGTTGCACCGGCTACCGGCCGATCGTCGACGCGGCCGTGCGGATGTTCGACGCGCCGCCGCCGAAGGCGAGCGTCGACGTCGCCGCGCTCGCGCGCACGCTCGCGTCGCTGCGCCGCGACGACACGTTCCACTACGAGCACGCGGGCCAGTCGTTCGACGCGCCGCGCACGCTCGACGCGCTCGCGCGGCTGAAGGCCGACAAACCGGCCGCGCGCGTGCTAGCGGGCAGCACCGACGTCGGCCTGTGGGTGACCAAGCAGTTGCGCGAGCTGGGCGACGTGATCTACGTCGGCCAGGTGGGCGAGCTGCGCCGGATCGTCGAGCGCGACGAGTGGATCGAGATCGGCGCGGGCGCGACGGTGGAGGCCGCGTACGCGGCGCTCGCCGCGCACTACCCGGAACTGACGGAGATGTGGAAGCGCTTCGCGTCGCTGCCGATCCGCAACGCGGGCACGATGGGCGGCAACGTCGCGAACGGCTCGCCGATCGGCGATTCGATGCCGGGCCTCATCGCGCTCGGCGCGCGCGTCGTGCTGCGCGGCGGCGAGGCCGTGCGCGAGCTGCCGCTCGAGGATCTGTATCTCGGCTACCAGAAGACGGACATGGCCGGGCACGAGTTCGTCGCCGCGCTGAAGGTGCCGAAGCGCACCGGCGCGCGCGCGAACCTGCGCTTTCGCACGTATAAGGTGTCGAAGCGCTTCGATTCCGACATCTCGGCCGTTTGCGCGGCGTTCGCGTTCATCGCCGACGGCGACGCGATTCGCGCGCCGCGCGTCGCGTTCGGCGGGATGGCCGCGACGCCGAAGCGCGCGCCGCACGCGGAGCGCGCGCTCGAGAACGCCGTCTGGGACGAGGCCGCCGCGCTCGCCGCGATGCGCGCGCTCGAGAGCGACTATGCGCCGCTCACCGACATGCGCGCGACGAGCGCGTATCGGCTCGAGACCGCGAAGAACCTGCTGTACCGCTTCTGGCTGGAGACCCGCCCGCACGATCCTCTGCCCGCATCGGCCGTGAACGTGCGCGAAGTCGCCGCCGAGCCGGCCGCCTCCTGACCGATCGACGCCAAGCGGAGCCATCGCATCATGAACCAGCAAGCCGAACCCTTCCTGAGCGTCGCCGCCGACGCCGAGCGCGACGCGTTCAAGCAGGTCCACGTGTCGCGCCCGCACGAGTCCGCGCATCTGCACGTGAGCGGGCGCGCGACTTACACCGACGACATCCCGCTCGTCGCGGGCACGCTGCACGCGGCGCTCGGCCTGTCCGCGAAGCCGCACGCGCGGATCGTGTCGATGCGGCTCGACGCGGTGCGCGCGGCGGCGGGCGTCGTCGCGGTGCTGACCGCGGCCGATATTCCTGGCGCGAACGATTGCGGCCCGATCGTCCACGACGATCCGGTGCTTGCCGACGGCGTCGTCCAGTACGTCGGGCAGCCGATGTTCGTCGTCGTCGCGACGTCGCACGATGCGGCGCGTCGCGCCGCGCGTCTCGCGCAGATCGAATACGACGAGCTGCCGGCGATCCTGACCGCGCAGGCCGCGCGCGCGGCCGGCTCGTACGTGCTGCCGCCGATGAAGCTCGCGCGCGGCGACGCGGCCGCGCGGATCGCGCGCGCCGCGCATCGCGAGTCGGGCGAGATGACGCTCGGCGGCCAGGAGCAGTTCTATCTCGAAGGGCAGATCGCGTACGCGGTGCCGAAGGAGGACGGCGCGATGCACGTCTACAGCTCGACGCAGCATCCGAGCGAGATGCAGCATCTCGTCGCGCGCGCGCTCGGGCTCGCGTCGCACGACGTGCTCGTCGAATGCCGGCGGATGGGCGGCGGCTTCGGCGGCAAGGAATCGCAATCGGGCCTGTTCGCGTGCTGCGCGGCGCTCGCCGCGTGGAAGCTGCAGTGCCCGGTGAAGCTGCGCCCCGATCGCGACGACGACATGATGATCACCGGCAAGCGCCACGACTTTCATTCCCGCTACGACGTCGGCTACGACGATGCGGGCGTGATCGAAGGCGTCGCGGTCGACATGACGTCGCGCTGCGGCTTCTCCGCCGACCTGTCGGGGCCCGTGATGACGCGCGCGGTGTGCCACTTCGACAACGCGTACTGGCTGCCCGACGTGTCGATCGTCGGCCGCTGCGGGAAGACGAACACGCAGTCGAACACCGCGTTTCGCGGCTTCG comes from Burkholderia savannae and encodes:
- the xdhA gene encoding xanthine dehydrogenase small subunit, whose amino-acid sequence is MSEPIRFYHRQAIREIGGANVTRTVLQYLREDARCTGTKEGCAEGDCGACTVVVGELNDAGGVDFKAVNACIQFLPTLDGRALFTVEDLRQPDGTLHPVQDALVECHGSQCGFCTPGFAMSMWALYETHGHEASRTGRTTPSRAEIADALTGNLCRCTGYRPIVDAAVRMFDAPPPKASVDVAALARTLASLRRDDTFHYEHAGQSFDAPRTLDALARLKADKPAARVLAGSTDVGLWVTKQLRELGDVIYVGQVGELRRIVERDEWIEIGAGATVEAAYAALAAHYPELTEMWKRFASLPIRNAGTMGGNVANGSPIGDSMPGLIALGARVVLRGGEAVRELPLEDLYLGYQKTDMAGHEFVAALKVPKRTGARANLRFRTYKVSKRFDSDISAVCAAFAFIADGDAIRAPRVAFGGMAATPKRAPHAERALENAVWDEAAALAAMRALESDYAPLTDMRATSAYRLETAKNLLYRFWLETRPHDPLPASAVNVREVAAEPAAS